In Polaribacter sp. Hel_I_88, the following proteins share a genomic window:
- the arfB gene encoding alternative ribosome rescue aminoacyl-tRNA hydrolase ArfB gives MDVENIIKELNFKAIRSSGAGGQHVNKTSSKIELTFDLENSNSLSDDEKTLLKTKLSSKLTNENVLILFCEETRSQHRNKDLAIKRFLGLIKTNLIRPKKRKKTKPSKGVIKKRLETKQRTSVKKALRKRPKLD, from the coding sequence ATGGACGTAGAAAACATCATAAAAGAATTAAACTTTAAAGCCATTAGGAGTTCTGGTGCTGGAGGACAACATGTAAATAAAACCTCGTCTAAAATAGAATTAACGTTCGATTTAGAAAACTCAAATTCTTTATCTGATGATGAAAAAACACTGCTAAAAACCAAACTTTCATCAAAATTAACCAATGAAAATGTGTTGATTTTGTTTTGTGAAGAAACACGCTCTCAACATAGAAACAAAGATTTGGCAATTAAACGTTTTTTAGGGTTGATAAAAACAAACTTAATTAGACCAAAAAAAAGAAAGAAAACAAAACCAAGCAAAGGTGTTATAAAAAAACGCCTTGAAACCAAACAAAGAACTTCGGTTAAAAAAGCGTTACGTAAAAGACCAAAATTAGACTAA
- a CDS encoding zeta toxin family protein — protein MAKGLSPFNPESTSIQAGRLMLNRINSLLNSNKSFAFETTLSTRSFTNFIKEAKINEYSVTLLFLWLNKEDLAVKRVQVRVKEGGHNIPENVIRRRYQKGLFNFFNLYKPIVNNWMFINNSGDSYEIIAQGTEIVDDILNEAIWLNLKEKYYE, from the coding sequence ATTGCAAAAGGTTTATCTCCATTTAACCCTGAATCTACAAGTATTCAAGCTGGTAGATTAATGCTTAACAGAATAAATAGTCTCTTAAATAGTAATAAAAGTTTTGCTTTTGAAACTACTTTATCTACTAGAAGTTTTACCAACTTTATAAAAGAAGCCAAAATCAATGAATATTCAGTAACTTTACTTTTTCTTTGGTTAAACAAAGAAGACTTAGCTGTAAAAAGAGTGCAAGTTCGGGTTAAAGAAGGTGGACACAATATTCCTGAAAACGTTATTAGAAGAAGATATCAAAAAGGATTGTTTAATTTTTTCAATTTATACAAGCCAATTGTAAATAATTGGATGTTTATTAATAATTCTGGTGATTCTTATGAAATTATTGCGCAAGGCACAGAAATTGTAGATGATATATTAAATGAGGCTATTTGGCTTAACTTAAAAGAAAAATACTATGAGTAA
- a CDS encoding BamA/TamA family outer membrane protein gives MSSFLAKSRNNFVEIINHNMKSHQSKNKIQNLVLTIFIFLFVFSINSQEKEEKKGSGLDNFVETFTFYPNKKKVAKDSSLYLAKIITAPIVSYSPETNFGFGVGAKYLFKFKGSGDETRTSNMPVSMLYTLNNQFFIYSGFEIFTNQEKWVISGNIIFQNYPRLYYGIGQNSPDTNEEIYDTYQFLIEPILLKQAFTRYLFLGGGFRYNTVYDTTIEEDGLLDVNMPTGFDGSTSTGVELALLYDSRDNILNASKGWYFELTKGFYNTSLGGTHDFDLTRFDLRHYMKISQKNDDVLAFQAIGHFANGDVPLAELALFGNEQMMRGYIEGRYIEENLLAAQVEYRKTFKDSRFGFVAFVGAGDAFNKSTDLSLNDLKLNYGVGLRFMLDKKEKLNIRFDYGAGNESDGNFYVNIAEAF, from the coding sequence ATGAGTTCATTTTTAGCAAAATCGCGTAATAACTTTGTAGAAATTATAAATCATAACATGAAAAGCCATCAATCAAAAAATAAAATTCAAAATTTAGTACTTACAATTTTTATATTCTTGTTCGTGTTTTCAATCAATTCACAAGAAAAAGAAGAAAAGAAAGGAAGTGGTTTAGATAATTTTGTAGAAACGTTTACTTTTTATCCGAATAAAAAAAAGGTTGCAAAAGATTCAAGTTTATATTTAGCTAAAATTATAACAGCACCCATTGTTAGTTATTCCCCAGAAACAAATTTTGGTTTTGGAGTTGGTGCAAAATACTTGTTTAAATTTAAAGGAAGTGGAGATGAAACAAGAACATCAAACATGCCAGTTTCTATGTTGTACACGTTAAACAATCAGTTTTTTATTTATTCAGGTTTTGAGATTTTTACCAATCAAGAAAAATGGGTAATTTCAGGTAATATCATTTTTCAAAATTACCCAAGATTGTATTATGGAATAGGACAAAACTCACCAGATACCAATGAAGAAATTTACGATACCTATCAATTTTTAATAGAACCAATTCTTTTAAAACAGGCCTTTACGCGTTATTTGTTTTTAGGAGGAGGTTTTAGATACAATACAGTTTATGATACCACCATTGAAGAAGATGGTTTATTAGATGTAAACATGCCAACAGGTTTTGATGGCTCAACGTCTACTGGAGTTGAGTTAGCGCTTTTATATGATAGTAGAGATAATATTTTAAATGCATCTAAAGGTTGGTATTTTGAACTTACAAAAGGTTTTTACAATACTTCTTTAGGAGGAACACATGATTTTGATTTAACACGATTTGATTTACGTCATTACATGAAAATTTCACAAAAAAATGATGATGTTTTGGCATTTCAAGCCATTGGTCATTTTGCAAATGGAGATGTGCCTTTAGCTGAATTAGCTCTTTTTGGAAACGAACAAATGATGCGTGGTTATATTGAAGGAAGATATATTGAAGAAAATTTATTAGCAGCGCAAGTAGAATACAGAAAAACCTTTAAAGATAGTAGATTTGGTTTTGTTGCTTTTGTTGGAGCAGGAGATGCTTTTAATAAATCTACAGATTTAAGTTTAAATGATTTAAAATTAAATTATGGAGTAGGATTGCGTTTTATGCTAGATAAAAAGGAAAAATTAAATATTCGTTTTGATTATGGAGCAGGAAACGAATCTGATGGAAATTTCTACGTAAATATTGCTGAAGCTTTTTAG
- a CDS encoding TonB-dependent receptor: MKKISIFLFLFVSTLANAQSFKLSGKVIDTNKEPLPGASILVKEINKGTSADFDGNFNFTLQKGTYTLEVSFIGYKTISEKITLSKDLEYVVELNADETVLDEVLVAAVRANADIPVTFSNLSKKEIAKRNLGQDIPILLNYLPSVVSSTDGGAGIGYTYMSVRGSNNERINVTVNGIPYNDAESHGTFWVNLGDFASSTENLQLQRGVGTSTNGSGAFGASLNILTDAVSEEAFGEISNSFGSFNTRKHTVKFSTGKLNNNIEIAGRLSNISTDGYVDRASADLKSYFLQGSYSDENTLIKAITFGGKELTYQAWFGLTADELAEDRRQNPYTYDNEVDDYSQNHYQLHWNEKLNNNWSTNLALNYTKGAGFFEQFKEDETAADFNNIIVDGSDVIVRRWLDNDFYVFNFNTNYKTDKINFITGISYSHYTGDHFGEVIWGENLAPNVNIRDRYYFSDAKKTDFSMFAKATFSINEKLSAYADLQGRFVGYQTEGITNDIVPIDVDRNFNFFNPKFGFTYNINQNNNLYTSFAVANREPNRNDFENGVSTPESLNDFEFGWRLNNGNIKLNTNIYYMDYKDQLVLTGALDDVGQPIRATSGSSYRLGLEIDADIRLSDKFSIKPNAAFSNNKNRGFITEIEGSLQNLGNTDLSFSPDVIIGNMFIYNPLDNLQFTFLSKYVGEQFMSNLSSAVSEDDVLDSFFTSDINIVYQIKPKKIFKSITFTALINNVFNAEYVDRGYYGTFSFPDGNGNTVTGDFAGFYPQATRNFLLGATLNF, encoded by the coding sequence ATGAAAAAAATATCCATTTTTTTATTCTTGTTTGTAAGTACACTTGCAAACGCCCAATCGTTTAAACTTTCAGGAAAAGTTATCGATACAAACAAAGAACCTTTACCAGGAGCATCTATTTTGGTTAAAGAAATTAACAAAGGAACATCAGCAGATTTTGATGGTAATTTTAATTTTACTCTACAAAAAGGAACCTACACCTTAGAAGTTTCATTTATAGGTTACAAAACAATTTCAGAGAAAATTACGCTTTCTAAAGATTTAGAATATGTAGTTGAGTTAAATGCTGATGAAACTGTTTTAGACGAAGTTTTAGTGGCTGCAGTTCGTGCAAATGCAGACATTCCTGTAACGTTCTCTAACTTATCAAAAAAAGAAATTGCCAAACGTAATTTAGGACAAGACATTCCTATTTTGTTAAACTACTTACCTTCTGTAGTTTCTTCCACTGATGGAGGTGCAGGAATTGGGTATACCTACATGAGCGTTCGTGGTTCTAACAACGAAAGAATTAACGTAACTGTAAACGGAATTCCTTATAATGATGCAGAAAGTCATGGTACTTTTTGGGTGAATTTAGGAGATTTTGCTTCCTCCACAGAAAATTTACAATTACAAAGAGGAGTTGGTACATCTACCAATGGTTCTGGAGCTTTTGGTGCTAGTTTAAACATTTTAACAGATGCAGTTTCAGAAGAAGCTTTTGGAGAAATTTCCAATTCTTTTGGCTCTTTCAACACCAGAAAACATACCGTAAAATTTAGTACTGGAAAACTGAATAATAACATAGAAATTGCAGGGCGTTTGTCTAATATTTCTACTGATGGTTATGTAGATAGAGCTTCTGCAGACTTAAAATCGTACTTTTTACAAGGAAGTTACTCTGATGAAAATACGTTGATAAAAGCAATTACTTTTGGCGGAAAAGAATTAACATATCAAGCTTGGTTTGGTTTAACTGCTGATGAATTAGCCGAAGATAGAAGACAAAATCCTTATACGTATGATAATGAAGTTGATGATTACAGCCAGAACCATTATCAATTACATTGGAATGAAAAATTGAACAATAATTGGTCTACAAACTTAGCTTTAAACTATACAAAAGGAGCAGGATTTTTTGAGCAGTTTAAAGAAGATGAAACTGCTGCAGACTTTAATAATATAATTGTTGATGGAAGTGATGTTATTGTAAGACGTTGGTTAGATAATGATTTTTATGTGTTTAATTTCAACACAAATTATAAAACTGATAAAATCAATTTTATAACGGGTATTTCTTATTCTCATTACACAGGAGATCATTTTGGAGAGGTTATTTGGGGAGAAAACTTAGCGCCAAACGTAAACATAAGAGATCGTTATTACTTTTCTGACGCTAAAAAAACAGACTTTTCTATGTTTGCAAAAGCAACCTTTAGCATCAATGAAAAATTATCTGCCTATGCAGATTTACAAGGACGTTTTGTGGGATACCAAACTGAAGGAATTACCAATGATATTGTTCCTATTGATGTAGATAGAAATTTCAATTTCTTTAACCCCAAATTTGGTTTTACGTATAATATCAACCAAAATAATAATTTATACACCTCTTTTGCAGTTGCTAATAGAGAACCAAACAGAAACGATTTTGAAAACGGAGTTTCTACACCAGAATCTTTGAACGATTTTGAATTTGGATGGCGTTTAAACAATGGAAACATAAAACTAAACACCAATATTTATTATATGGATTATAAAGATCAGTTGGTTTTAACTGGTGCTTTAGATGATGTTGGGCAACCAATTAGAGCAACTTCTGGAAGTAGTTACAGATTAGGTTTAGAAATTGATGCAGATATAAGACTATCTGATAAATTCTCCATAAAACCAAATGCTGCTTTTAGCAACAATAAAAACAGAGGTTTTATAACAGAAATTGAAGGAAGTTTGCAAAATTTGGGGAATACAGATTTATCTTTTTCACCTGATGTAATTATTGGAAACATGTTTATTTATAATCCTTTAGATAATTTACAGTTTACCTTTTTATCAAAATATGTTGGCGAACAATTTATGAGCAATTTAAGCAGCGCTGTTTCCGAAGATGATGTTTTAGATTCGTTTTTTACAAGTGATATCAATATTGTATACCAAATTAAACCAAAGAAAATTTTTAAATCGATAACCTTTACAGCATTGATAAACAATGTTTTTAACGCAGAATATGTAGATAGAGGTTATTATGGAACTTTTAGTTTCCCTGATGGAAATGGAAATACTGTGACTGGAGATTTTGCAGGGTTTTATCCGCAAGCAACCAGAAATTTCTTGTTAGGAGCAACTTTAAACTTCTAA
- a CDS encoding efflux RND transporter periplasmic adaptor subunit, with protein MKNIALLLISVLFFACGNQEKKIETVSETTENSNLITISKQQFESEKMAFGELVEHQFYNTIKTTGIIDVPPENRASVSTFMGGYVTKIPLLIGDKVKKGQIVATLQNPEFVEIQQDYLEISAQLSYLKNEFERQKTLYNEQITSEKNYLKAESSYKSNLATYNGLRKKLQMMHLNPNTIEKGEISSTINLYAPINGFVTKVNVSNGSYISSANEVLEIINTEHIHLELNVFEKDILKIKKEQKIEFKIPEASTKSFEAEVYLVGTFVNNDRTIKVHGHINHKEQTNFITGMFIDASIIYSENKEISLPKSAVLKNENNAFVFVLNDENKDAYVFEKIKITTQLEDENFVQIENHQSLQNKKILTEGLSMF; from the coding sequence ATGAAAAATATAGCACTACTTTTAATATCAGTTTTATTTTTTGCTTGCGGAAATCAAGAAAAAAAGATAGAAACTGTTTCAGAAACAACAGAAAACAGTAATTTAATTACCATTAGCAAACAACAATTTGAAAGCGAAAAAATGGCTTTTGGTGAGCTCGTAGAACATCAATTTTATAATACTATAAAAACAACAGGCATAATTGATGTTCCACCAGAAAACAGAGCAAGTGTAAGTACTTTTATGGGGGGTTATGTAACTAAAATTCCACTTTTAATTGGCGATAAAGTAAAAAAAGGACAAATAGTTGCAACTTTACAAAACCCAGAATTTGTAGAAATTCAGCAAGATTATTTAGAGATTTCAGCACAATTGAGCTATTTAAAAAATGAATTTGAAAGACAGAAAACACTATATAATGAACAAATAACTTCCGAAAAAAATTACTTAAAAGCCGAAAGTAGTTACAAAAGTAATTTAGCAACATATAATGGTTTGCGTAAAAAATTACAAATGATGCATCTAAATCCAAATACAATTGAAAAGGGTGAAATTTCATCAACTATAAACTTATATGCACCCATAAACGGATTTGTAACCAAAGTAAATGTGAGCAATGGTTCTTACATTTCTTCCGCAAATGAAGTACTAGAAATTATAAATACGGAGCATATTCATTTGGAATTAAATGTTTTTGAAAAAGATATTTTAAAGATTAAAAAAGAGCAAAAAATAGAATTCAAAATTCCAGAAGCATCTACAAAAAGCTTTGAAGCTGAAGTTTATTTAGTGGGTACTTTTGTAAATAATGACAGAACTATAAAAGTGCATGGACACATAAATCATAAAGAGCAAACAAATTTTATAACAGGAATGTTTATTGATGCATCAATAATTTATAGCGAAAATAAAGAAATTTCATTACCAAAAAGTGCTGTTTTAAAAAATGAAAATAATGCGTTTGTATTTGTTTTAAATGATGAAAATAAAGATGCTTATGTTTTTGAAAAGATAAAAATTACAACTCAATTAGAAGATGAAAATTTTGTTCAAATTGAAAATCATCAATCTTTACAGAATAAAAAAATACTTACAGAAGGACTTTCTATGTTTTAA
- a CDS encoding DUF3575 domain-containing protein, with product MKKLLLLSALFISSFTFSQKEIKLDIADALVIRSLEFSYEQYINTESSFGVSALFNLAKQDVDFRYNENVMITPYYRHYFTTDYTWNFFGEGFLGINSGKDLNVDTSLTTTYTNYTDAALGVAAGLKYVANGGLTIDAYAGIGRNLFGSNSPTLVPRIGVNVGWRL from the coding sequence ATGAAAAAACTACTGTTACTTTCCGCGCTTTTTATAAGCTCTTTTACTTTTTCTCAAAAAGAAATAAAGTTAGATATTGCTGATGCACTTGTGATTAGAAGTTTAGAGTTTTCTTACGAACAATATATAAATACCGAATCTTCTTTTGGTGTTTCTGCACTTTTTAATTTAGCAAAACAAGACGTAGATTTTAGATATAATGAGAATGTAATGATTACTCCTTATTATCGTCATTATTTTACAACAGATTATACTTGGAACTTTTTTGGAGAAGGTTTTTTGGGAATAAATTCTGGAAAAGATTTAAATGTAGACACCTCTTTAACTACTACTTACACAAATTACACAGATGCTGCTTTAGGTGTTGCTGCTGGTTTAAAATATGTTGCAAATGGTGGTTTAACTATTGATGCGTATGCAGGAATTGGAAGAAATTTATTTGGTTCTAATTCACCTACTTTAGTACCAAGAATTGGCGTAAATGTTGGCTGGAGATTGTAA
- a CDS encoding DUF3575 domain-containing protein, with amino-acid sequence MKKITLLILLFASTFAIAQEKEEEKDPQDINKNHEIKINAFNLIAFSSIDLSYERLLNSESSAGVAVFYNFSEYGNDDVGFPKKFSITPYYRWFFSENSYARGFFIEGFGMLNTYQDIEYFFNDTENIKTETSFALGISAGGKFATKSGFTTEVYLGIGRNLTNSNNDEDFFQNEIIGRFGISLGYRF; translated from the coding sequence ATGAAAAAAATTACATTACTTATTTTATTATTTGCTTCAACATTTGCAATTGCTCAAGAAAAAGAAGAAGAAAAGGATCCACAGGATATCAATAAAAATCACGAGATTAAGATTAATGCGTTTAACTTAATTGCATTTTCTTCTATAGATCTGTCTTATGAAAGGTTACTAAATTCAGAATCTTCAGCTGGTGTTGCTGTATTTTACAATTTTTCAGAATATGGAAATGATGATGTTGGTTTTCCTAAAAAATTCTCTATAACTCCATATTATAGATGGTTTTTTTCTGAAAATTCTTATGCTAGAGGTTTTTTTATTGAAGGTTTTGGTATGTTGAATACGTATCAAGATATTGAATACTTTTTTAATGATACCGAAAATATAAAAACTGAAACTTCCTTTGCTTTGGGTATTTCTGCTGGTGGAAAATTTGCTACTAAATCAGGATTTACAACAGAAGTGTATTTAGGAATTGGAAGAAACCTTACCAATAGTAATAATGATGAAGACTTTTTTCAAAATGAAATTATTGGAAGATTTGGTATTTCTTTAGGTTATAGATTTTAA